One genomic window of Gemmatimonadaceae bacterium includes the following:
- a CDS encoding TPM domain-containing protein, whose product MHFLSALVAGVFALFQGVAIPATPVGYVNDFAGILPADRVTLLTRIAEDVKAKSGGEIAVVTMADLGNREAADVALEIARTWKVGANDAVGSRARNAGVVILLVPKETNTSGRGACRIEVGQGSEGFITDGMSGEICREAVPYFREQDYARGLSLVTVRVAQHYAAEFGFALDTTLVPRRRVQQAPEIQVSPLVVFLIIMVIIFLLSSAGRGGRGGRGGGGGGGFIPVVLPNIGGGGWGSGGGWGGGGGGGGGGFGGFGGGGGFSGGGGGSSW is encoded by the coding sequence ATGCACTTTCTCTCGGCGCTGGTCGCCGGCGTGTTTGCCCTGTTCCAGGGCGTGGCGATCCCGGCGACCCCGGTGGGGTACGTCAACGACTTCGCGGGCATCCTGCCTGCCGATCGCGTCACGCTGCTGACGCGCATCGCCGAGGACGTGAAGGCCAAGAGCGGCGGCGAGATCGCGGTCGTGACGATGGCGGATCTCGGCAACCGTGAGGCGGCCGACGTGGCGCTGGAGATCGCCCGGACCTGGAAGGTCGGCGCGAACGACGCCGTGGGGTCACGGGCACGGAATGCCGGCGTGGTGATCCTGCTCGTGCCGAAGGAGACGAACACGAGCGGTCGCGGCGCCTGCCGGATCGAGGTCGGGCAGGGCAGTGAAGGCTTCATCACCGACGGGATGTCGGGCGAGATCTGCCGGGAGGCGGTGCCGTACTTCCGCGAGCAGGACTACGCCCGCGGGCTGTCGCTGGTGACGGTGCGGGTGGCGCAGCACTATGCCGCGGAGTTCGGGTTCGCGCTCGACACGACGCTGGTGCCGCGGCGCCGTGTGCAACAGGCGCCGGAGATCCAGGTCAGTCCGCTGGTGGTGTTCCTGATCATCATGGTGATCATCTTCCTCCTGTCGAGCGCGGGTCGCGGCGGGCGCGGCGGGCGTGGCGGTGGCGGGGGTGGCGGGTTCATCCCGGTCGTCCTGCCGAACATCGGTGGCGGCGGCTGGGGCAGCGGTGGTGGCTGGGGCGGCGGCGGTGGTGGAGGAGGTGGCGGATTCGGCGGGTTCGGCGGGGGTGGCGGTTTCAGCGGCGGCGGCGGAGGATCGAGCTGGTGA
- a CDS encoding energy transducer TonB, with protein sequence MYAGCRTQFLGVATVTVVAAAVPAPVAGQAAAPECRVAVLAHDSAGAPLSDVSVETLGRGESVRTREDGRATFGTGSAAPVVLRLRRLGFVAATQNVMPSCGGAPEPIRVAMTSVATVIAPMIVRGRNTHRFTGPLAGFYERRARGDGYFFTVADIDRRNVQRMADLIRTVPGWGRTQNVRTADAMIRGTAVRMGVAGRSGGAASGSNCFPTVVIDGSAASMAELNMDAIDPRSLAGVEVYVDGSRTPSEFWGTAGQGRCGVVVMWSRSMDAIAHAPLADQHAAPDVVFEPHEVDEVATLDRDRSVPPLYPVEQRRKKRPGEATASFVVLPGGEPWVRDAKVVSATEPAFGDALLEALPLLRFNEARRNGRPVAMRVTFTARFGEPAPAASRP encoded by the coding sequence ATGTACGCTGGGTGTCGGACGCAGTTCCTCGGCGTCGCCACCGTCACGGTCGTCGCCGCCGCCGTACCGGCCCCCGTGGCCGGCCAGGCGGCTGCTCCCGAGTGCCGCGTCGCCGTGCTCGCCCACGACTCCGCGGGCGCGCCGCTGTCCGACGTGTCGGTGGAGACGCTCGGCCGCGGAGAGTCCGTGCGCACGCGCGAGGACGGGCGCGCCACCTTCGGCACCGGCTCCGCGGCGCCCGTCGTGTTGCGACTGCGACGCCTGGGCTTCGTCGCCGCCACGCAGAACGTGATGCCGTCGTGCGGAGGTGCCCCGGAGCCGATCCGGGTGGCCATGACGAGTGTGGCGACCGTCATCGCACCGATGATCGTCCGCGGTCGCAACACGCACCGCTTCACCGGGCCGCTCGCCGGCTTCTACGAGCGCCGGGCGCGCGGCGACGGCTACTTCTTCACCGTGGCCGACATCGACCGCCGCAACGTGCAGCGCATGGCGGACCTGATCCGCACGGTGCCGGGCTGGGGCCGCACGCAGAACGTCCGCACCGCCGACGCGATGATCCGTGGCACCGCCGTGCGCATGGGTGTCGCCGGGCGCAGCGGCGGCGCGGCCAGCGGGAGCAACTGCTTCCCGACGGTCGTGATCGACGGCTCGGCCGCCTCGATGGCCGAGCTGAACATGGACGCGATCGACCCGCGCAGTCTCGCCGGCGTGGAAGTGTACGTGGATGGCTCACGCACCCCATCGGAGTTCTGGGGCACCGCCGGCCAGGGGCGCTGTGGCGTCGTCGTCATGTGGTCGCGCAGCATGGATGCGATTGCACACGCGCCCCTCGCCGACCAGCACGCCGCCCCCGATGTGGTGTTCGAGCCGCACGAGGTGGACGAAGTCGCCACACTCGACCGCGATCGCTCGGTCCCGCCGCTCTATCCCGTGGAGCAGAGGCGGAAGAAGCGCCCCGGCGAGGCCACCGCCTCCTTCGTGGTGCTGCCGGGCGGCGAGCCCTGGGTGCGCGACGCGAAGGTGGTCAGTGCGACGGAACCCGCGTTCGGCGATGCCCTGCTCGAGGCCCTGCCACTGCTGCGCTTCAACGAGGCGCGGCGGAACGGCCGCCCCGTGGCCATGCGCGTGACGTTCACGGCGCGGTTCGGCGAGCCGGCACCGGCGGCATCCCGTCCCTGA
- a CDS encoding carboxypeptidase regulatory-like domain-containing protein, which produces MHPVPQIVRTLRAAAVFLALGCAVSNHAGAQAVPARPVAATATIAGVVVDSGGAPVSGAVVRHVSGEPHLETGPDGAFRLAGLVPGRVSVEVLHPGFRLLAFEFDIAAGVTASLRLTLTPAPSAAAPAAPPETRDSAVVPAAVDSQQPVSGPPLPPRRGGLTGAIVDSSGRRVFGAVINAISTPLTASSDSSGRFRLAPLEGGLQFIRVRKVGYLAEYLPVTIVEGRLASITVKLRPAGQTLARVEVRADARSAAMAGFDDRARTANGIFIRRSELLARNASNVTDVLRGRNGITLFRNSDGNQVAYGRGLTTSIQGCPMGLIIDGTPMVTGRSGLSFSIDQFVNVQDIRAMEVYRSGQSVPAEFQRPETDCGAIIVWTR; this is translated from the coding sequence ATGCACCCAGTGCCGCAAATAGTACGGACGCTGCGGGCCGCGGCGGTATTCCTGGCACTGGGATGTGCCGTATCGAACCACGCCGGCGCACAGGCGGTTCCGGCGCGCCCGGTGGCGGCCACGGCCACGATTGCCGGGGTGGTCGTGGATTCGGGCGGCGCGCCCGTGAGCGGCGCCGTCGTCCGGCACGTGTCGGGCGAGCCGCATTTGGAGACCGGTCCGGACGGGGCGTTCCGCCTGGCCGGGTTGGTGCCCGGCCGCGTGTCGGTCGAGGTGCTGCATCCCGGTTTCCGGCTGCTGGCCTTCGAGTTCGACATCGCCGCCGGGGTCACGGCGTCGTTGCGGCTGACGCTGACACCGGCGCCCTCGGCTGCCGCGCCAGCCGCGCCGCCGGAGACGCGCGATTCGGCCGTCGTTCCGGCCGCGGTGGATTCGCAGCAGCCGGTCAGCGGTCCGCCCCTCCCGCCGCGCCGCGGCGGGCTGACCGGCGCGATCGTCGATTCGAGCGGGCGTCGCGTGTTCGGTGCGGTGATCAATGCGATCTCGACCCCGCTCACGGCGAGCAGTGACTCCTCCGGTCGGTTCCGCCTCGCGCCGCTGGAAGGAGGGCTGCAGTTCATCCGCGTGCGCAAGGTCGGATACCTCGCGGAGTACCTGCCCGTGACCATCGTCGAGGGGCGCCTGGCGAGCATCACGGTGAAGCTGCGGCCGGCCGGCCAGACGCTCGCACGCGTCGAGGTGCGCGCGGATGCCCGGTCGGCGGCGATGGCGGGATTCGACGATCGCGCGCGGACGGCGAACGGCATCTTCATCCGCCGCTCCGAGCTGCTGGCACGGAACGCGTCGAACGTGACGGACGTGCTGCGCGGGCGGAACGGCATCACGCTCTTCCGCAACAGCGACGGCAACCAGGTGGCGTACGGCCGCGGGTTGACCACCAGCATCCAGGGGTGCCCGATGGGACTCATCATCGACGGCACGCCGATGGTGACCGGGCGGAGCGGGCTCTCCTTCTCGATCGACCAGTTCGTGAACGTGCAGGACATCCGCGCGATGGAAGTGTATCGCTCGGGCCAGTCGGTGCCGGCGGAGTTCCAGCGCCCGGAGACCGACTGCGGCGCCATCATCGTCTGGACGCGCTGA
- a CDS encoding thioredoxin domain-containing protein — protein MTVRLLLGALATLALTACARTAESATPASPAITYGPDSATVVMDTALLRKADLGRITGDSTAKVIVLEVSDFQCPYCKVFHDSTYSLLRSAYVDNGKVRMAYVNLPLRGHRNAWPAAEAAMCASVQGKFWTMHDSLFDAQPRWEDIAKPDTMFARFARTLALDEKGYASCMTTHATRPLIASDAERSSSAGISGTPAFIIGDSLLSGAYPFADFRRVIDANLAASAPR, from the coding sequence ATGACCGTCCGCCTCCTGCTCGGCGCCCTCGCCACCCTGGCCCTGACTGCCTGCGCCCGCACCGCCGAGAGCGCAACGCCGGCCAGCCCGGCCATCACCTATGGGCCGGACTCCGCCACGGTCGTGATGGACACGGCACTCCTCCGCAAGGCGGATCTCGGCCGGATCACCGGTGACTCCACCGCGAAGGTCATCGTGCTCGAGGTCAGCGACTTCCAGTGCCCGTACTGCAAGGTCTTCCACGACTCCACGTACTCCCTCCTTCGCAGTGCCTACGTGGACAACGGCAAGGTCCGCATGGCGTACGTCAACCTCCCCCTCCGCGGCCACCGCAACGCCTGGCCCGCCGCCGAGGCGGCGATGTGCGCCTCGGTGCAGGGAAAGTTCTGGACGATGCACGACTCGCTGTTCGACGCCCAGCCGCGCTGGGAGGACATCGCGAAGCCGGACACGATGTTCGCACGGTTCGCGCGCACCCTGGCACTCGACGAGAAGGGCTACGCTTCGTGCATGACCACGCACGCCACGCGGCCGCTGATCGCCAGTGACGCCGAGCGGTCCTCCAGCGCCGGCATCAGCGGCACGCCGGCCTTCATCATCGGCGACAGCCTGCTCAGCGGCGCCTATCCGTTCGCCGACTTCCGCCGCGTGATCGACGCCAACCTCGCGGCGTCGGCGCCGCGCTGA
- a CDS encoding LemA family protein, translating to MARPDPVRSARTRWLRRAVMLLPLALGACGYNTIQSLDESAAKSQKEIEVQLQRRADLIPNLVATVKGFAAQESSIFIAVAQAQRGLTGALARPGGANPAELAQANDALSRAVLPMMTLVTSYPQLRSDAQFLRLQDELTGTENRIAVSRTDYNNAVNEYNAYIRKFPAVMTAKVLGSKPREYFEVTDAAKREAPTVDFTAPSATPAPAAAPPATPAPATP from the coding sequence ATGGCTCGACCCGACCCAGTGCGCAGCGCACGGACGCGATGGCTGCGACGCGCGGTGATGCTCCTGCCGTTGGCGCTCGGCGCCTGCGGCTACAACACGATCCAGTCGCTCGATGAGTCGGCGGCGAAGTCGCAGAAGGAGATCGAGGTGCAGCTCCAGCGCCGCGCCGACCTGATCCCGAACCTGGTGGCCACGGTGAAGGGCTTCGCGGCGCAGGAGTCGAGCATCTTCATCGCCGTGGCGCAGGCCCAGCGCGGCCTCACGGGCGCGCTGGCGCGCCCGGGCGGCGCCAACCCGGCCGAGCTGGCGCAGGCCAACGACGCCCTGTCGCGCGCCGTCCTGCCGATGATGACGCTGGTCACCAGCTACCCGCAGCTGCGGAGCGATGCCCAGTTCCTGAGGCTGCAGGATGAGCTCACCGGCACCGAGAACCGCATTGCCGTGAGCCGCACGGACTACAACAACGCGGTGAACGAGTACAACGCGTACATCCGCAAGTTTCCCGCGGTGATGACGGCGAAGGTGCTCGGCAGCAAGCCGCGCGAGTACTTCGAGGTGACGGATGCCGCGAAGCGCGAGGCACCGACGGTGGACTTCACCGCGCCATCGGCCACGCCGGCCCCGGCGGCGGCACCGCCGGCCACACCGGCACCGGCCACGCCGTGA
- a CDS encoding vanadium-dependent haloperoxidase produces the protein MPAIHRGAPILRHVGVILLLTVGAGCTKARPAVDPQFVSQWMRTSLAFVRSERLGPPVASRISAYASIALYEGYAADPQSRLRSLSGQLNGFAALPAGDAVDGPIAAAEAERVVMDSLFRDGLPGTRRTIDSLAAAQVAARVRAGVSAADSARSLAHGRAIGAAILDWAARDSFFATRGRAWKPSGRREEWMNTSTVAQFVPQTLSNQSDVVLLDNPNVREDVETATDKGTFTNRPRADGPTTLPTFNPMKPTEPYWGVLRPFVLTSGDECAPPPLPPYSEAPGSAFRTMGEQFHDSVKALTPDQKQVALFWADNPVATGTPGFHWISVANLMVARRQLGADAAAELYALTSIAIADAFIGCWREKYRSNVVRPEVWVRRVLDPSYQTVIPTPPFPEYTSGHSVQSGAAVDVLIRLLGDTIPYIDSTQVDIGQPPRRFATFSAARAEVAISRVYAGVHYLPAVVDGMVQGQCIGRKVNALQTRRAP, from the coding sequence ATGCCTGCCATCCATCGTGGTGCGCCGATCCTGCGGCACGTCGGCGTGATCCTGCTGCTCACCGTCGGTGCCGGGTGCACGAAGGCGCGCCCGGCGGTGGATCCGCAGTTCGTGTCACAGTGGATGCGCACCTCGCTGGCCTTCGTCCGCAGCGAACGACTGGGACCGCCGGTGGCGTCGCGGATCTCCGCCTACGCATCGATCGCACTCTACGAGGGCTACGCGGCGGATCCGCAGTCCAGGCTTCGCTCGTTGTCCGGGCAGCTCAACGGCTTCGCGGCGCTCCCCGCCGGCGACGCAGTGGATGGGCCGATCGCGGCAGCGGAAGCGGAGCGGGTGGTGATGGACTCGCTCTTCCGCGACGGACTGCCGGGCACGCGTCGCACGATCGATTCGCTGGCGGCGGCGCAGGTCGCGGCGCGGGTGCGGGCCGGTGTGAGCGCGGCGGACAGCGCACGCTCGCTGGCACATGGGCGCGCGATCGGTGCTGCGATCCTCGACTGGGCCGCGCGGGACAGCTTCTTCGCCACGCGGGGCCGCGCCTGGAAGCCGTCCGGCCGGCGCGAGGAGTGGATGAACACGTCGACGGTGGCGCAGTTCGTCCCGCAGACGCTCTCGAACCAGTCCGACGTGGTGTTGCTCGACAACCCGAACGTGCGCGAGGACGTCGAGACGGCGACCGACAAGGGCACGTTCACCAACCGTCCGCGCGCCGATGGCCCGACCACGCTGCCGACCTTCAACCCGATGAAGCCGACGGAGCCGTACTGGGGCGTGCTGCGCCCGTTCGTGCTCACGTCGGGTGACGAGTGCGCGCCGCCGCCGCTGCCGCCGTATTCGGAGGCGCCGGGGTCGGCGTTCCGGACGATGGGTGAGCAGTTCCACGACAGCGTGAAGGCCCTCACGCCGGACCAGAAGCAGGTGGCGCTGTTCTGGGCCGACAATCCGGTGGCCACGGGCACGCCGGGCTTCCACTGGATCAGCGTCGCGAACCTGATGGTCGCGCGGCGGCAGCTGGGCGCCGACGCTGCGGCGGAACTCTACGCGCTCACGTCGATCGCGATCGCCGATGCCTTCATCGGATGCTGGCGCGAGAAGTACCGGTCGAACGTGGTGCGTCCCGAGGTGTGGGTGCGGCGCGTGCTCGACCCCTCGTACCAGACCGTGATCCCCACGCCGCCCTTCCCGGAGTACACGTCGGGACACTCGGTGCAGTCGGGTGCCGCGGTGGACGTGCTGATCCGGCTGCTCGGTGACACGATTCCGTACATCGACTCGACGCAGGTGGACATCGGCCAGCCGCCGCGCCGGTTCGCGACCTTCTCCGCCGCGCGCGCCGAGGTCGCCATCTCGCGCGTGTATGCCGGCGTGCACTACCTGCCCGCCGTGGTGGACGGGATGGTGCAGGGGCAGTGCATCGGCCGGAAGGTCAACGCGCTGCAGACCAGACGCGCGCCATGA